In Castor canadensis chromosome 11, mCasCan1.hap1v2, whole genome shotgun sequence, a single genomic region encodes these proteins:
- the Spata22 gene encoding spermatogenesis-associated protein 22 — translation MKRNLKENSARSTAGCLPVPLFNQKKRNRQPLTSNPLKNDPGTSTASDSYDFPSLPTDWAWETVNPESPPSYDTVNPGHIPPSVSCPLRNQDSVSKYIQSNTERSQSCWSYRDDNKSTSLKTWDKNYFRSQCTRTNLVANDGVNSIVCPMNLGTQQQKQLRVSKPLNLSDHKETEALKQARLSQIPVSTIRCLGKNSASQAFKPNFQQNQFKKKMLDDTPEENTLKEVPSCQLKLKEKHNSLRIISAVIESMKFWCEHTQKAVLLFELLAVLDSAVTSGPYYSKTFLMRDGKNILPCVFYEIDRELPRLIRGRVHRCVGNYDPEKNIFKCVSVRPASVSEQKTFQNFVKIVDTEMRYYTKVMNEI, via the exons atgaagagaaacctGAAAGAAAATTCAGCTCGTAGTACAGCAG GCTGTTTGCCTGTACCATTGTTCAATCAGAAAAAGAGGAACAGACAGCCATTAACTTCTAATCCACTTAAAAACGATCCAGGTACCAGTACTGCTTCTGACAGTTATGATTTTCCTTCTCTACCTACAG ACTGGGCCTGGGAAACTGTGAATCCAGAATCACCTCCTTCATACGACACAGTGAACCCAGG GCATATACCCCCTTCAGTTTCTTGTCCCCTGAGAAATCAAGATTCTGTGTCTAAATACATTCAGTCAAATACTGAAAGAAGCCAAAGTTGTTGGAG CTACAGAGATGACAACAAAAGTACCTCCTTGAAAACTtgggataaaaattattttagatctCAGTGTACAAGAACAAACCTGGTAGCAAATGATGGAGTAAATTCAATCGTTTGTCCAATGAATTtgggaactcaacaacaaaaacaattaagagTCTCTAAGCCCCTAAACTTATCTGatcataaggaaactgaggcactcaAACAAGCACGTTTATCACAAATACCTGTTTCCACAATAAGATGCCTGGGAAAAAATAGTGCATCACAGGCATTTAAGCCCaactttcaacaaaatcagtttaagaaaaaaatgttggacGATACTCCAGAAGAAAACACTCTGAAg gaaGTTCCATCATGCCAGTTAAAGCTTAAGGAAAAACATAATTCTCTAAGAATTATTTCTGCAGTAATTGAAAGCATGAAGTTTTGGTGTGAACATACACAGAAAGCTGTACTTCTTTTTGAATTATTGG CTGTCCTTGATTCAGCTGTTACATCTGGCCCATATTATTCAAAGACTTTCCTTATGAGAGATGGGAAAAATATACTGCCCTGtgtgttttatgaaatt GATCGTGAACTTCCAAGACTGATTAGAGGTCGAGTTCATAGGTGTGTTGGAAACTATGACCcagaaaagaacattttcaaaTGTGTTTCTGTCCGACCAGCATCTGTTTCTGAACAAAAAACTTtccaaaattttgttaaaattgtaGATACTGAGATGAGGTATTATACTAAAGTAATGAATGAAATTTAA